DNA from Streptomyces sp. Edi4:
CGATCAGGGATCGGTGGATCGAGCCAAGATCGACCGGGTTCTGATGCATGTGAAGGAGCCTGTTGCCGCTCTCGCCCAGTTGCACCTTGTCAGCCGGCCGGGCGCCCTGGTCGGACTCGTCGAACCCGACTGGGACACGCTGGCCGTCAACGCGGAGGATCTTCGGACCAGTCGGGACTTCACTCGTTACACCACAGAAGAAGTAGTCCGTAACGCCACCATCGGACGCAGCCTGGGTCGGCTTGCCGAGAAGGCGGGCTTCCGCGTGGAGACGGTGGTCGCGACGACACCGGTCTTCAGGGACTTCGCCGATGCGGACCACACGCTGGGGCTCGGCCGCAACATGGAGCAGGCCATCAACGGCGGGTACGTGGAGCGGGAGCGCGGGGAGCGCTGGTTCGCCAGCCTCGCTGAAGGCACCTTCTACGCGTCGTTCACCCTCGTTACCGTGATCTGTTCCCGATGAGTTGAGCGCCGCTGATGACAGCGGTCAGAACGGGCAGAGCGGTGTCACTGGTGCCGGTTACCGTGGCGGGCCTGTCTGAGCGGATCCAGAGCGGCGTCAGCACGTGGATGCTCAAGAAGCGATTCGTGGGCCAGGCCGGCCTGGTGTACTTCAGGCGCGTCGGCCCGGCCGACATGACGGAAGGCCCTGATCGCGCGGCGGCGGCCACTCTTCACTCGCGGCAGCACCCTTGTCCCTGGCGGCTGGGGCTCTCGACCCCCGGGCGCATGTATGAGACGGGGCGGCAGGCTCCAAGGAGCCGGACGACCGGAGCTCGCTCGCCCGGTGAAGTGACGTCAGGCAGGAATCGGGGCCCCGTCGTCGTCTTCATCTTGGTCCGTGGGGCCGATCCGGTGGTTGAGGGCGGCTCCGACCTCGGGGCAGTTCTGGCGGATGACGTCGAGGAAGGCGTTCAACGCCGGGGAGGGGTCGCGGGCTTGGAAGGACAGGATCAGGTCGGGCAGGGGTGTGCGCGGGGTCACCTCGCAGAACCATGTGCCCCGTCGTGGGGCCGTCAGCATGCGGGAGGGCCCAAGACCGACGCCCACCCCGCAGGCGGCGAGGCCGATGATGGTGTGGATGTCCCGCGCGACGGTCGCGCCGGAGAGCGCCGGGGAGTCCTTGCCCAGCAGGGTCCGCAGGCCGGTGAGGACGGCGGGTTCGTCCTCGCCCGGTGCCACGATCAGCGGCTGTCGCCGCAGTTGGCCCACGTCCACCGACGGCTGCCCCGCGTACGGATGTGTACTGCTGACGACCGCGACGAGGTGATCGTGTCCGATCGGGACCGAAACCAACTGTTCGGCCCCGACGCCTCGTGGACGACCCAGGCCGATCGCCACGTCGAGTTCCCCGGCGACGAGCGCGGCTGTGCTGCGATTGGTCGCCATCTCGTGCAGTTCCAGCCGCACGTCGGGCCGTTCGCGCCCGAACCGGCCGATGACGTCCGGCAGGGGTTCGAGCAGCGCCGATGCGATGAACCCCAGGCGCAGCCGTCCCGTCTCGCCACGCGCCGCCCTGGCCGCGTCGACCGAGGCCGCCGTGATCTCGTCGAGCGCTCTGCGCGCCCGCAGGAGGAAGGCCGCGCCCGCAGCTGTCGGGAACACCCCCCGGCGGGTGCGGTCGAACAAGCGGGCGCCCACTTCTCGTTCGAGGTCGGCGATCTGCTTGGACAGCGGGGGCTGCGCGATGCCCAGCGCACCGGCCGCCCGGCCGAAGTGCGCGTGCTCGGCGAGGGCCAGTGCGTACCGCAGGTGCCGCGCCTCCATGCCAACCCGTCCCTTCATGTCTCGCGATATCTCACAGGTATCGTGCGCCAGCTTGTCAGATCTTTTGATGGATGACCGGCGTCGGGTCGCGTGGAATGCGGTCATGACTGCTACTTCTCCCACAGACACCGTCTTCGTCTTCGTGCACGGGGCCTGGCACAGTTCGGCGCAGTGGGCGCCGACGCAGCGCGCGCTCGCCGCACTCGGTGCCTCGAGCATGGCCGTCGACCTGCCGGGGCACGGCTTCGACGCGCCACTGCCCAGCGGATACCTCCAGCCGGGCCAGCCGGGCCTGCTGACCGAGAAGTCCGAGCTCGCCACCGTGACGATGGACGACAGCGCCGAGGCCGTCCTTGACACGCTGCACCAGGCCCGCCACCACCGTCGTGTCGTGCTCGTCGCGCACAGCGCGGGCGGCGGCCCCGCGTCGCTCGCCGCCGAGAGCGCACCCGGGCTCGTCGACGAGATCGTCTACCTCTCAGCCTTCGTACCCGCAGGACGGCCCCGGTTCTTCGACTACCTCGACGCCCCCGAGCAGGCCGCGGCACGAGGCGGGAGTCTGAACCTCGGCGACCCCGAGGAACTGGGCGCCGTGCGGATCAACCCGCTCTCGCAGGACCCCGCCTACATCGAGGAGCTGCGGCAGACCCACTACCACGACACCCCTCTGGACCGCTTCGACCGCTGGCGCTCGGCGCTGAGCCCCGATCTCCCGCTGGCGATCCCCTCCACTCCGGTCATCGTGACCCCGGACCGGTGGGGGCGTATCCCTCGGACCTTTCTGCGCTGCGCGGACGACCGGGCACTGCCTGCGGCCGTGCAGGATCTGATGATCGCGGAAGCCGACCGGGCCATGCCCGGCGACTCGTTCACCGTGCGCACCCTTCCAGGCAGCCACAGCCCGTTCGCAGCCCGGCCCCATGAGCTCGCCGCAGCGCTGCTGCCGTGAGCGGCCGACGCCCGGTGCCGACGGTGGTGCGCGCCGGACCGTCACGCCCTCACGTCCGGCCAGTGGTCGTGTCCGTCAACTGAGCTGTGCGGCACAGCGGTTGAGGCCGGTGCCGCCCCCTGGACCTTCCTGGCGCCCGCCCCTACGGTTCCTCCATGCGCCGCTCCCGGTCCGACGTCGGCCACACGTAGGGCAAGTCGTCCGGGACCTCGGGAAACAGCGGCCGGTAGAAGTCCGGTTCCTTGCGCACCAGCGCCGACCGGTGGCTGCGGTGGAATTCCGGTGAACCGAGCCAGGGCGGAAGTTCCCCGGCGCGGGCAAGTTCCTCCTGGGTACGCACGGGCCGTGCGGGGCGGGTGTTGCGCAAGGGTCGTGTGGCGCGGGTGTGGCGCATGGTTCGCGTGGCGTGGGTGTCATGCCATCGCCGGTAGTCCTCCGTCAGCGTCCCGGCGCAGGTGTCCGCGCCGCCCGCCGCCGTCCACGCCGCGCAGATCACCAGGCCGTAGCAGACCAGGGCCTCCTCGTATCCGGACCACATCCGTACGGCGGGGTGGCGCCGCCATCCGTAGCCCGGCACGGTCAGGCCCCGGAACACCTGGAGGGCTTCGACCCGCTGTTTGCCCAGTCGGCGCCGGTCCAGGACCTCGGCGGAGTCCGCGAATCCGGCGCAGGGCAGAAATGTTTGCATACGGCCTGATATCACTCCCGGCTCATCCGCGCCCGGATTGGCCGCCGTCGCCCTCCTCGTTTTCGGGACCGCCTCGTGGGGGTCGCGGGCATGAAGGGGCCATGACGCACATCGCTCGCCGTATGCGCGAGCTCCTGGCCGACGCGGCCCCGGCGCACGCACGGGCGCAGGGGTGGCACCCCGGTTCGGAGCACCACCCCTGCTCACCACCCCTGCTATGGGATGTCAGCCGTCAGCGGCCGTCAGGCATCCGGGTCAGACCCAGACGCGTACGGCCTCCATACGGCGGGACTGGCCTGTGGTTCCCGCGTAGACCGGGTTGCCGGTGACCGCGGTGAGCCAGCCGTAGCCCTCCACGTGCGCCTGCGCCCCGACGTTGCCCGAGCCGACCTGCACGCCCAGCGCCTCCATGCGGCGCGACTGTCCGGTGGTGCCGACCGTCACGACCTGTCCGTCCGAGCCGCACACCCAGCCCTGCCAGCCGATGTCGGCGAGGTGGGCGTTGGCGCACACGCCCCCGACACCGCTGGTCGAGATCGCCACGGCCTCCATCCGGCGGCTCTGTCCGGTCGTGCCCGCCACCGCGCCGTCACAGACGGCGGGCTGCCAGCCGATGTCCTGGACGTGCGCCGCGTAACAGATGACCCGGGCGTTGGGCGCGAGCCGGGTGCGTGCCTTGTTCGTCGCCGTTTTCAGTTCCGCGACGACCGAGGCGGGGGCCTCGGCGGCCGGAGCGGCGGTGGCCGGCGCGCCGACGGCCGGCGCCGGGGCCGGAGCCGCGACCGACGGCCGGCCCTGCGCCTCGGCCGAGCCCGCAACCCCCAGCGCGCCCGCCAACGCCAGGCCGAGGACGATACCGGCGGTCCTCCTCGTGGTCCTCTTCTTCGTCTTCTTCATGATTTTCCCCTCCTTGTACCGACTGGTCCCGCCCATCTGTACCGGTGCGGACGGGCGGGGAACAACGGATCGCGACGCCTACGGCCGAGACCCGTCCCGACATGGCCCACGGGGATACCTTGTGCCACCAGGACGAGGTGTGCCTCGACTGCCCTGTTTTCAACTACCTTGTGCACGCGGGCAGTTGGGGCCCTGCTTTCACGCCTGCCGCGTGACGCCCGGTGCCTCAAGGTCTCCGCGATCACGTACACGCCCTGTTTGCCCGTGACCTACAACAGCTCTCGCGTCCGCAGATCCGCGACGTACTTGCTGATCAGGTCCCGCGTGAGGTGGGGGATGTCGCGCTCGGGGTCGAGGTCGGCCGCCCGCACCGCCGCGCGGAATGCCCGGGCGGGAAGGGCGGAACCGGGAAGGTGCGGCTGCGGATGGGCGAAGGCGTGCAGCAGCGGGAGCACCGAGTGCTGCTTCTGGCGGTCGGGCAGGCGGAGCATGGCGGTCTCGAAACGCCGGAGCCAGATGTCGTAGTCGTGGACGCGGGTCAGGGGGTGGCCGTCGGCCGCCAGCCAATCGACGAAGGTGTCCAGGGAGATGCCGTCCTCATGCGGGTTGACGACGTTGTAGGTCTGGTGGCCCGCCCGTGCGCCGTCCCCCAGCGCGGTGATGGCCTGCGCGGTGAAGTCGACCGGGAGCGCGTCGTAGTGCGCGCCGCCGCCCGTGCTGTCCTCGGCGTAGAAGCTGCCGGGCGCAGTCCCGGTCGCCAGCACACTGAGGAGGAGCCGGGTGAAGACGTCCGGGATGTTGAGCTGGCCCCGGTAGCGCGGGTGGGCGAGGATCAGGTTCGAGCGGAACACGGCGACCGGCAGGCCGAAGGTGTCGTGGGCCTCGCGCAGCAGCACCTCGCCCGCCCATTTGCCGGCCGCGTAGCCGTTCGCGTAGGTGGCGTCGATGGCGTACGCGGGGCAGGCCGCGCGGATGTCCGACGACTCCTCGGCGGCCGCAGGGGCGTCGAGGGCGACGGCGACCGTGGAGATGAAGGTGAATTGTTTGATCCGGGAGGTGACCGCCAGCTTGATCAGCTCTGCCGTGCCCAGCACGTTGGGGCCGAACAACTGGCTGTAGGGCAGGACATGGTTGACCAGCGCCGCCGAGTGGACGACCACGTCCACCGTGTCGGCGAGCCGCTGCCAGGTCGCCGGGTCGAGCCCGAGTGCGGGCTCGCTCGCTTCGCCCGCGATCACCTCCAGGTGGTTCGCGGCCAACGCGCGGTAACGGGCGAGCAGTTCGGGGTCGCCGCTGTCGAAGGCCGCGTCCAGCCGCGCGCGGGCCGCCTCGTCGGTCTTCCCCCGCACGAGGCACACCACCCTGCCTTGGCGCTCCGCGACGCGCTGGAGCCATTCCAGGCACAGAAACCGTCCCAGGTAGCCGTTGGCGCCGGTCAGCAGGACGGTCTTCGCCTCGGGCAGCGGATCGGCCGGCCGGGCGGGGGCAGGTAGGGCAGCGGCGTCGAAGAAGGCCTCCAAGCGCAGGTCTTCGGCGCGCAGTCGGGTCGCGCCCGGGCCATGGACGGCCTCGGCCGTGGGCCGGGAGTGTTCTGTGGCCAGCGCCCGCTCGACGTACTCCCCCACCTGCCGGAGCGTGTTGACCGGGTTGATGACGACGTCGACGGGGACGTCGATGCCGTAGATGTCCTTGAGCAACTGGGCGTAGGAGACGGCGGAAAGGCTGTCCCCGCCGAGTTGCTGGAAGTGTGTGTCGGGCCGCGCGTCGTCCCGCCGGTGACCGAGCAGCGCCAGCGCCGCCCGCACAACCGTCTCGTGTACGGGGCCGTCCTTTCCGGCCCTGCGCAGGGCGCCGAGCCGGTCGGCCTCGCGGTCGGAGATCTCGGTGTACAGCGCCTCCAGACGCTCGCCGTAGCGGCCGGCCAGAGCGGGCCGCAGGGGCTTGCGCAGCCCGGAGAGCAGACCGTTGTCCTGGCTGAACGGTTCGGTCTCGATCAGGAAGTCCCTTGGTATCTCATGGGAGTTGAGGCCGTTGTCCTCGGCTGTCCCTCGCAGCGCCTCGCGCAGGGCGTTGCGCAGGCGCTCCGTGTCCCCGTCGGCGTCGGTGAGCGCCCGGGGGGTGGGCACGACGACCGCGAGCAGGTAGGGGCGCGTGCTGTTGGCGTACAGGAAGACCTGCCGGACGAGGGGGCCGGTGGCGAAGAGGGCTTCCAGGCGGGTCACCGGCACGAATTCGCCCTGGGACAGCTTCAGGACGCCAGCCCGCCGGTCGACGTAGGTGAAGGTGTCGGCGGCGGTACGGGCCATGATGTCGCCCGTGCGGTAGAAGCCGTCCTCGTCGAAGACGGCCGCGGTGGCGTCCCGCCGTTGGTAGTAGCCGGGCACGAGCCGGTCCGACTTGATCAGCAGTTCGCCCCTCGGGTGGGGCAGATCGGTGCTCAGATAGCCCAGTTCGGGCACGTCCGCCAGCTTGTACGCGGTCACCGGCGGGCACAGGACACGGCCGTCCAGGGTGACGATCCCGGCTTCCGTCGAGCCGTAGCCGTCGACCATCCTGACGTGCAGACAGTCCTCGATGAACGCCTTCCCATCGGCGCCGAGGGGCGCCGAGGCGTTGACGGCCCACAGGAGGCGGCCCCCTACGGTCTGCTCCCTCAGCTCTTCTTCGAGCCCCGCGACCGCGTCGGCGCTCCCCGGGTCCAAGCCGGCCAGTCCGGTCCGGTAGCGCCGTACGAGCATGTCGCAGATGCGCGGCACCATGATCAGTTCGGTGGGCCGGACCAGGCTCAGGTCTTCGATGAGCGTCGAGAGGTCGCTCGACGCCGTGAAGTAGGCGGTGCCGCCCCTGGCCAGCGTACTGAACAGCACCCCGCGCCCCACCATGTGGCTCAACGGCATGAAGTTCAAGACGATGGCCGGCCACGCCGGCCGGCCGGGGACGAAGTCGACCCACAACTGCTTGGCCAGACGCTCTGTGTACATCGCGCCCTTGGGGGTGCCCGTACTGCCCGAGGTGTAGAGCAGCGTGGCGAGCGGGTCGGGTTCCGGGGACGGGGGAAGGTGCGGCGGCGCCGGCAGCGCGCTGCCGCGTGCCATGACGGATGCCAGCGTGTCAAGGGTGGTGCCGTGGCCCTGAGTGTCCAGCTCATCACGCGCCCGGGCCACCAACTCCCGGTGTCGCACGTCCTCCTGACGATGCCCCAGCACCAGGAGCCTGCGCAGGAACGGCGCGCGCGCCGCGAGGCGGAGGGCGACATCCAGCTGCGTCACGTCGACGGCCAGCACACACGGGGCGGCCTGCTCGACGATGGGGGCCAGCCGGTCGGCCGCGGAACCGGACGGCAGTGGTACGCACACGGCGCCCGACCGGACACACGCCAGATCCACGACGGCGTACTCGGCGCTCGGGGGACCCAGCAGCGCGACGAAGTCACCCGGGCTCAGGGGCGTGGAGTGATGGACCCACTCCGAGGCGACGGCACCCACCCGTTCCCACAGCTCCCCGTAGGTGATCGTCTCGAAGCGTCCCAGCAGACGCGTCCCGGTGCGTCCCGTGTCCGGGTCGGTGACCGTCTCCACGGCGCGCTCGCCCAGAGCGGGGCGGTCCGCGTAGGCGGCCATGACGGTGAACACGATCTCGACGAGGGGCAGTCCCGGCTCCCGGAGCGCGTCGGTGACGGCGGCGAGTGGAGTGGCGGCACGGAACTGCGGGTCGCTCGCGTGCAGTTGCGCGGCGCGGCGCGCGGTGCGCGCGTCGAGTTCTCGCGGAAGCGCGGCGTGGGTGGACCTGCCTAACAGGTCTCCTTGCGTGGCAATGGCGTGAGAAGGACGGTTGTCGGTCTCCGTGCTCTTCATGAGCCGGCCTCGTCGGTGTCGTGGGTGAGGCGCACGATGGCGGCTGCGGCGGCGCGGGCGCCGTCCCCGTCCCGTACTTCGATCGCCTCGACGAGCCTGCGGTGCAGACCGGCGTGTTCGTGTGCGGCGGTCGCGTCCCAGGGCAGTCCCCCCTGGGTGGCAGTCAGGGCGGTGCCGAGGTAGTCGTACACCTCCATGAGGAGGTCGTTTCCACTGGCGCGCACGACGGCCCGGTGGAACAGCGCGTCGACATCCCTGGCCGCCGTGGGGTCCTCGCTCTCGCATGCCGCGTCCGCGTCGGCCAAGAGCTCGCGCAGCTGCGCCAGTTGGTCGTCACTGCGGCGCAGGGCGGCGGCCTTGGAGGCGAACTCCTCAAGGACGGTGCGCAGTTCGAGGACATCATCGCGTCCTGCGGCGCTCGCGCGCCGCACCATGACCGACTGGAGCTCACTGGACGCGCGGACATACGTGCCGTCCCCGATCCTCGCCTCGAGCAGTCCGAGATGCACGAGCGCGCCGATCGCTTCCCTCAGCGTGCTGCGCCCGACACCGAGCTCTTCCATCAGGGCCTGTTCCGACGGAATCCTCGTCCCCACCGGCCATCCGCCCGCCGCGATGTGTGCACGGAGGCTGTCCACGAGTTGCGCGGCCAGACTTGCCGACCTGCGCGGTGCGTTGATGCGTTTCATGCCCGCACTCTATACAGACATCAGACGTTTGAACATCACTCGGATGGCTGGGTGCATCGCATTCGGCCATCTCCGCCCGCGCGTTCCGGGCCGGGCGCCCCAATCGGCCGGAGCGGGGGAAAGAGTGTGCGATTGTCAGTCGTGCGTGATAGTCACTACCTTCACGAGGGAGTGACTTCTGACCTCCCCGTTGGGACACAACAAGGGGTGGGGACATGGCGGTGCTCCGTGGATGGGGGCTCACGCTGGGGAAGCGGGTCGTTCGGCCCGTGGCGCGCGTGCAGCGTGACTCGGGGGATCCCGATGTGGGACGGGTGCGGGCGGCGGCCTCGGCCGGAGACTGGGCGACGGTCCGGCTCATACTCGAAGCGCGACCGGAGCGCGAGGACCGCACCGAACTGGTGCGGACCGTCGGCGAGACGGCGGGGGCCGAGCGGTGGATCACCGGGGTCGTAGAGGCCGAGCCCGAAGCGGCGCTCGCGAAGCTGGTGGCGGGGTTCCGTTACATCGACTGGGCCTGGGAGGCACGGACGGGAGCGCGTGCGAAGCACGTCTCCCGCGAACAGTTCGCCCTGTTCCACTCCCGGCTGCGTACGGCCGAGGAGTGGCTGTACGAGGCGGCGGAGCGCGAGCCGGAGTGGGCCCTGCCCTGGTTCGGACTACAGATCACGGGCCGGGGCCTAGAGGTCGGACAGCACATCGCGCGGCGCCGTTTCGAGGCCACCGTACGCCGCGATCCGTACCATCTGGGCGCCCACCAGCAGCGGTTGCAGCAGGTGTGCGACAAGTGGGGCGGCTCGCACCAGGAGATGCACGCCTTCGCACGGGAATCGGCGCTCGGCGCGCCCGGCGGCACGGCTCTCGGCCAGCTCGTCCCCATGGCGCACATCGAGCACTGGCTCGCCCTCGACGGGGGGCTCTCGCGCGGCGCGTACATGCGCCGGCCCGAGGTGGTGGCGTCGCTGCGGGAAGCCGCCGACCACTCCTTCCGCCACCCGGACTTCGTCCGCTCGGGCGGATGGCTCCAGGTCCTCAACACCTTCGCCATGGCCTTCTCGCTCGCCGAGGACAAGGCCGGGGCCCGTGAGTGCTTCGTCGGCTCGGAGGGGCGCGTCACCGAGTCCCCCTGGCACTACATCGACGCCTCCGATCCCGCCGCGGCCTACAAGGAGCATCGCTCGTCGGCCGGGCGTTGAGCATCGTTTTGTTCTGCCGGTGACGGGCCGTCATAAATCGCTGCGTCAGCTCTCGTTGATGTCCTTCAGCGGCCTTCCATGGCTCTGCGTGGCGACCCTGGCATCCGTCGGATCCGACTACGGTCCGCCGTCCTCACACACTCCGTTTCCCCTTCCGTTCCGTCCCCTGCCGGCGCCGCGTCACCGCGCCGCGCGGGGACGCGTCCACCGAAAGACTTCGCCCGGTGCCTCAATCCGAGTCCTCCCACACCTTCCAGGTCGACCTGCGCGGCCTGGTCGACCTGCTCTCCCACCACCTCTACTCCAGCCCCCGCGTCTACCTGCGTGAACTGATGCAGAACGCCGTGGACGCCATCACCGCACGCCAGTCGCTCGAGCCTGGCGCGACCGGCGCCATCACCGTGCGCGCCGGCGACACCCTCACCGTGACCGACACGGGGATCGGTCTGAGCGAGGCCGACGTCCACCGCTTCCTCGCGACCATCGGGCGCAGCTCCAAGCGCACCACCGATGGGGCGCTCGACGGGGCCGGACTCGACGCGGCGCGGGGGGACTTCATCGGCCAGTTCGGCATCGGTCTGCTCGCGTGCTTCGTCGTGGCGGACGAGATCACGGTGCTCAGCCGCAGCGCCGCCGATCCCTCGGCGCCCGCCGTCGAATGGCGCGGGCACTCCGACGGCCGCTACACCATCCGCACCCTGCCCGCGTCGGCCGTGCCGGAGCCGGGCACCACCGTCCGGCTGGTCCCCCGGGCCGACACCGCGGAGTGGACGCAGCCGGAGCGGGTCGTCTCCCTGGCCCGGCACTACGGCGGCCTGCTGCGGCACCAGGTGACGGTCGTCGAGCCGAGCGGCGAGACCCACCAGGTCAACGAGGCCCCGCCGTGGGAGCGCGGTCACCGCTCACCGCTGGCCCGCCGCGAGGCGTTGACGGCGTACTGCCGCGACCTGTTCGACTTCACCCCGCTGGACACGATCGAGCTCGACCTACCGGCGGCCGGTCTGCGGGGCGTCGCCTACGTCCTGCCCACAGCCATGAGCCCGGCCCAGCGCGCCGGGCACCGGGTGCATCTCAAGGGCATGCTGCTCACCGACCAGGCGCCCCAACTGCTCCCCGACTGGGCCTTCTTCGTGCGCTGCGTGGTCGACACCACCAGCCTGCGGCCGACCGCGTCCCGTGAGGCGCTGTACGAGGACGGCACCCTGTCCGCGGTGCGCGACGCGCTCGGCGAGCGCATCCGTGACTGGCTGACCGGTCTGGCGGCCAGCGACCCGTCGCTGCTGCACCGCTTCATCGACACCCACCATCTCGCGGTCAAGGCGCTGGCCCGCTACGACGACGAGCTCCTGCGCATCGTGCTGCCGTGGCTGCCGTTCGAGACCACGGACGGCAACGTCACGCTTGAGGAGTTCGCGCGCAAGCACCCCACCGTGCTCGTCGCCCGCAGTGTCGAGGAGTTCCGCCAGGTCGCTCCCATCGCGTCGGCCGCCGGCCTCGGCGTCGTCAACGGCGGTTACACCTACGACCGCGACCTCGTGCACCGGCTGCCCGAGATCCGCCCCGGCACGGCGGTCACCGACCTCGACCCGGCCACCGTCACCGCGCACCTCGACGCCGTGGACCCGGCGGCCGAACTGCGCGCCGCGGCCTTCCTCGCCGTCGCCCGGGACACCGTGGGCGCGCACGACTGCGACGTCGTCCTGCGCGACTTCCAGCCCGTCACCGCTCCGGCGCTGCTCCTGGACAACCGGGAAGCGCGCCACGAACGGACGCGTTCGACGCTCGCCGCCGACAGCGACGGCCTGTGGGCGGACATCCTCGGCTCGCTGCGCCGTGAGTCCCCGCGCGCCCAGCTCGTCCTGAACCACCTCAACCCGCTGGTGCGCCAGGCCATCACCATCACCGAGCAAGAGCTCGCGGTCACCGCAGCCGAGGCGCTGTACGGCCAGGCCCTGCTGCTCAGCCGCCGCCCGCTGCGGGCGAGCGAGAGCGCTCTGCTCAACCGGGCCTTCATCAACCTGCTCACTCACGCCATGCACCACTCCGGCACGGCGGCACCCGGCTCCGAGCCCCGGAAGGAACTGTAGATGCTGGACACCCCCGAGGCCGTCGTCGAGGCGCTGCGTGAGAACAACGGCCGCCCCCACGGGCTGCCGCGCACCATCACCGCGGAAGAGCTCGTCGAGGCCGCCGAGTCCTTCGAGGAGCCCGACGTCCTCGTCACGGCCCTGCTCGAATTGATGTCGGCCTACGAGTTCACCGGCGAGCACCGCAAGTCGCCCGTCGCCTTCGCCCGGCTGCTCAAGTTGTGGGACACCGCTGCGGGGTCCTTCAGCCAGTGGGAGGCCAACCAGGTCTTCTGGCGGTTCAAGTGGGTGACCACGTCGCTGTTGCAGGTGCCCGAGGTGCCCCTGGCGGCTGTGCACGGCTGGATCGACCAGATGCGCACCCGTTATCAGGACGCCGGGCACGGCATGCAGCCGGTGGCCGCGATGCGCTACCACGTGGCGCGCCACACGGGCACCGGTGTGGCCGACGCGTACGACCTGTGGGCCACCCGCCCCCGTACCGAGCTCAGTGACTGCGAGGCCTGTGAGACCCGGCACTTCGCCGTGCACCAAGTGGTGGCGGGTGACGACGCCGGGGCACTCGACACCTGGCGGCCGGTGCTCACCGAGGACAAGGGCTGCACCGAAGAGCCCCAGATGAGCCAGGCACGCGCCCTGCTGCCGCTGCTGCGCACCGGCCGCTTCGACGAGGCCCGCTCGCACCATCTCACCGGCTACCGCCGGGTGCGGGGGAATCCGGGGACGCAGGAGGAGGTGGGTCTGCACCTGGAGTTCTGCGCGCTGTCACGCAACGAGGGCCGGGGTCTTGAGATCCTTGCCGAGAACCGCCCCCTGTTCGAGGCGAGCGGTGCTCCATTGGCCCATCTCTCCTTCCTGACCGGCGCCGAGGTGCTGCTCACCCGGCTGGTGGCGGACGGCCACCTCGACACCGCCGTCGCGGGCCCGCCCGGACGGA
Protein-coding regions in this window:
- a CDS encoding methyltransferase domain-containing protein, with translation MSTTLGVTRPEQASYMLRAAASNAGRAYKQQLIDLLDISPGHTALDVGCGPGTDLPALAERVGEHGTVIGVDRDPAMLAQARERTGGLRGVDIREGDVHALPIDQGSVDRAKIDRVLMHVKEPVAALAQLHLVSRPGALVGLVEPDWDTLAVNAEDLRTSRDFTRYTTEEVVRNATIGRSLGRLAEKAGFRVETVVATTPVFRDFADADHTLGLGRNMEQAINGGYVERERGERWFASLAEGTFYASFTLVTVICSR
- a CDS encoding LysR family transcriptional regulator, with translation MEARHLRYALALAEHAHFGRAAGALGIAQPPLSKQIADLEREVGARLFDRTRRGVFPTAAGAAFLLRARRALDEITAASVDAARAARGETGRLRLGFIASALLEPLPDVIGRFGRERPDVRLELHEMATNRSTAALVAGELDVAIGLGRPRGVGAEQLVSVPIGHDHLVAVVSSTHPYAGQPSVDVGQLRRQPLIVAPGEDEPAVLTGLRTLLGKDSPALSGATVARDIHTIIGLAACGVGVGLGPSRMLTAPRRGTWFCEVTPRTPLPDLILSFQARDPSPALNAFLDVIRQNCPEVGAALNHRIGPTDQDEDDDGAPIPA
- a CDS encoding alpha/beta hydrolase, which codes for MTATSPTDTVFVFVHGAWHSSAQWAPTQRALAALGASSMAVDLPGHGFDAPLPSGYLQPGQPGLLTEKSELATVTMDDSAEAVLDTLHQARHHRRVVLVAHSAGGGPASLAAESAPGLVDEIVYLSAFVPAGRPRFFDYLDAPEQAAARGGSLNLGDPEELGAVRINPLSQDPAYIEELRQTHYHDTPLDRFDRWRSALSPDLPLAIPSTPVIVTPDRWGRIPRTFLRCADDRALPAAVQDLMIAEADRAMPGDSFTVRTLPGSHSPFAARPHELAAALLP
- a CDS encoding MSMEG_6728 family protein translates to MQTFLPCAGFADSAEVLDRRRLGKQRVEALQVFRGLTVPGYGWRRHPAVRMWSGYEEALVCYGLVICAAWTAAGGADTCAGTLTEDYRRWHDTHATRTMRHTRATRPLRNTRPARPVRTQEELARAGELPPWLGSPEFHRSHRSALVRKEPDFYRPLFPEVPDDLPYVWPTSDRERRMEEP
- a CDS encoding polysaccharide deacetylase — protein: MKKTKKRTTRRTAGIVLGLALAGALGVAGSAEAQGRPSVAAPAPAPAVGAPATAAPAAEAPASVVAELKTATNKARTRLAPNARVICYAAHVQDIGWQPAVCDGAVAGTTGQSRRMEAVAISTSGVGGVCANAHLADIGWQGWVCGSDGQVVTVGTTGQSRRMEALGVQVGSGNVGAQAHVEGYGWLTAVTGNPVYAGTTGQSRRMEAVRVWV
- the car gene encoding carboxylic acid reductase — encoded protein: MKSTETDNRPSHAIATQGDLLGRSTHAALPRELDARTARRAAQLHASDPQFRAATPLAAVTDALREPGLPLVEIVFTVMAAYADRPALGERAVETVTDPDTGRTGTRLLGRFETITYGELWERVGAVASEWVHHSTPLSPGDFVALLGPPSAEYAVVDLACVRSGAVCVPLPSGSAADRLAPIVEQAAPCVLAVDVTQLDVALRLAARAPFLRRLLVLGHRQEDVRHRELVARARDELDTQGHGTTLDTLASVMARGSALPAPPHLPPSPEPDPLATLLYTSGSTGTPKGAMYTERLAKQLWVDFVPGRPAWPAIVLNFMPLSHMVGRGVLFSTLARGGTAYFTASSDLSTLIEDLSLVRPTELIMVPRICDMLVRRYRTGLAGLDPGSADAVAGLEEELREQTVGGRLLWAVNASAPLGADGKAFIEDCLHVRMVDGYGSTEAGIVTLDGRVLCPPVTAYKLADVPELGYLSTDLPHPRGELLIKSDRLVPGYYQRRDATAAVFDEDGFYRTGDIMARTAADTFTYVDRRAGVLKLSQGEFVPVTRLEALFATGPLVRQVFLYANSTRPYLLAVVVPTPRALTDADGDTERLRNALREALRGTAEDNGLNSHEIPRDFLIETEPFSQDNGLLSGLRKPLRPALAGRYGERLEALYTEISDREADRLGALRRAGKDGPVHETVVRAALALLGHRRDDARPDTHFQQLGGDSLSAVSYAQLLKDIYGIDVPVDVVINPVNTLRQVGEYVERALATEHSRPTAEAVHGPGATRLRAEDLRLEAFFDAAALPAPARPADPLPEAKTVLLTGANGYLGRFLCLEWLQRVAERQGRVVCLVRGKTDEAARARLDAAFDSGDPELLARYRALAANHLEVIAGEASEPALGLDPATWQRLADTVDVVVHSAALVNHVLPYSQLFGPNVLGTAELIKLAVTSRIKQFTFISTVAVALDAPAAAEESSDIRAACPAYAIDATYANGYAAGKWAGEVLLREAHDTFGLPVAVFRSNLILAHPRYRGQLNIPDVFTRLLLSVLATGTAPGSFYAEDSTGGGAHYDALPVDFTAQAITALGDGARAGHQTYNVVNPHEDGISLDTFVDWLAADGHPLTRVHDYDIWLRRFETAMLRLPDRQKQHSVLPLLHAFAHPQPHLPGSALPARAFRAAVRAADLDPERDIPHLTRDLISKYVADLRTRELL
- a CDS encoding FCD domain-containing protein translates to MKRINAPRRSASLAAQLVDSLRAHIAAGGWPVGTRIPSEQALMEELGVGRSTLREAIGALVHLGLLEARIGDGTYVRASSELQSVMVRRASAAGRDDVLELRTVLEEFASKAAALRRSDDQLAQLRELLADADAACESEDPTAARDVDALFHRAVVRASGNDLLMEVYDYLGTALTATQGGLPWDATAAHEHAGLHRRLVEAIEVRDGDGARAAAAAIVRLTHDTDEAGS